In a single window of the Massilia oculi genome:
- a CDS encoding type II secretion system F family protein, translating to MTSSQLVFLLIVFAVVCLLAWVALVLFAPLALRERLRRFLAPRAGARGGNELGVRWIERVASVARPLTRLSIPEEGWEKSTLRTRFMNAGWRHPSAPTLYFASKTALALLVPALCAPFLVLYGSSLSGGKVLGILLVGAASGYYAPNAVLERLVQRRRREIFETVPDALDLLTVCVEAGLSLERALVKVAAEIHIKSVVLSQELQLVLMEMRAGFSKEKALRNFALRSGVDDVDTLVAMLIQSERFGTSVGDSLRVHAENLRHKRRVMAEETAAKIGLKLLFPLIFCIFPTLLMVLLGPAAIQISRTLGSMPFAR from the coding sequence ATGACTTCTTCCCAACTGGTTTTCCTGCTGATCGTCTTCGCCGTCGTCTGCCTGCTGGCCTGGGTCGCGCTGGTGCTGTTCGCGCCGCTGGCGCTGCGCGAGCGCCTGCGCCGCTTCCTGGCCCCGCGCGCCGGAGCGCGGGGTGGCAACGAACTGGGCGTACGCTGGATCGAGCGCGTCGCCAGCGTCGCCCGTCCCCTCACCAGGCTGTCGATCCCCGAGGAAGGCTGGGAAAAATCGACCTTGCGCACCCGCTTCATGAACGCCGGCTGGCGCCACCCGTCGGCGCCGACCCTGTACTTCGCGTCCAAGACCGCGCTGGCGCTGCTGGTGCCGGCCCTGTGCGCGCCATTCCTGGTGCTGTATGGCTCGTCCCTGAGCGGCGGCAAGGTGCTCGGCATCCTGCTGGTGGGCGCCGCCTCCGGCTACTACGCGCCCAACGCGGTGCTCGAGCGCCTGGTGCAGAGGCGCCGGCGCGAGATCTTCGAGACCGTCCCCGACGCGCTCGACCTCCTGACCGTTTGCGTCGAGGCCGGCCTGAGCCTGGAGCGGGCGCTGGTCAAGGTCGCGGCCGAGATCCACATCAAGAGCGTGGTGCTGTCGCAGGAGCTGCAACTGGTGCTGATGGAGATGCGCGCCGGCTTTTCCAAGGAAAAGGCGTTGCGCAACTTCGCGCTGCGCTCGGGCGTGGACGACGTCGACACCCTGGTCGCGATGCTGATCCAGTCCGAGCGCTTCGGCACCAGCGTCGGCGACTCGCTGCGCGTGCATGCCGAGAACCTGCGCCACAAGCGGCGCGTGATGGCCGAGGAAACCGCCGCCAAGATCGGCCTCAAGCTGCTGTTCCCGCTGATCTTCTGCATCTTCCCGACGCTGCTGATGGTCCTGCTCGGGCCGGCCGCGATCCAGATCTCGCGCACCCTGGGTTCCATGCCCTTCGCGCGCTGA
- a CDS encoding AAA family ATPase: MRALLISRDSHLYAELASQGAARVPPLHLAATRASLREALDRPEPDAPQLVIIDASGLEPLEAALLERLGRQYPDSQLMLLTNQHQPELLITAMRAGVRELLQLPLVHRAFHEAMDRIAAAAGVSSLREGKVLAFIACKGGSGATFIAANFGYALATLAGKKVLLIDLHGQFGDAALYVSDQKPAMTMSDVCAQIARVDGPFLESCLVHVTPGFGVLAAADDPGHAKEAKPEHIDTILRVARQNYDYVLLDVGRQIDAVSLRALDVTDTIYPVLQLALPDIRDARRLLDIFRSLGYLLDNIRLIVNRYEKGGKLRLQDLHAALGCEVVHTFPNDYVAVTDSVNQGVPVLQLSRSSFAARSLAEMVEMVTAHRVQESRGLLDRLFGRQDADY; this comes from the coding sequence ATGAGAGCGCTCCTGATCAGCCGTGACAGCCACTTGTACGCGGAACTGGCCTCGCAGGGCGCGGCGCGGGTCCCGCCCCTGCACCTGGCCGCCACCCGCGCCAGCCTGCGCGAGGCGCTCGACCGCCCCGAACCCGACGCCCCGCAGCTGGTGATCATTGACGCCAGCGGGCTGGAACCGTTGGAGGCGGCCCTGCTCGAGCGCCTGGGCCGCCAGTACCCGGATTCGCAGCTGATGCTGCTCACCAACCAGCACCAGCCCGAGCTGTTGATCACGGCGATGCGCGCCGGCGTGCGCGAGCTGCTGCAACTGCCGCTGGTGCACCGCGCCTTCCACGAGGCGATGGACCGGATCGCCGCCGCCGCCGGCGTGTCGAGCCTGCGCGAAGGCAAGGTGCTGGCCTTCATCGCCTGCAAGGGCGGCAGCGGCGCCACCTTCATCGCGGCCAACTTCGGCTATGCGCTGGCCACGCTGGCGGGCAAGAAGGTCCTGCTCATCGACCTGCACGGCCAGTTCGGCGATGCCGCCCTGTACGTGTCCGACCAGAAGCCGGCCATGACGATGTCGGACGTGTGCGCCCAGATCGCGCGCGTGGACGGGCCCTTCCTCGAATCGTGCCTGGTGCACGTCACGCCGGGCTTCGGCGTGCTGGCCGCGGCCGACGATCCCGGCCACGCGAAAGAGGCCAAGCCGGAACACATCGACACCATCCTGCGCGTGGCGCGCCAGAACTACGACTACGTGCTGCTCGACGTCGGGCGCCAGATCGACGCGGTGTCGCTGCGCGCGCTGGACGTCACCGACACCATCTATCCGGTGCTGCAGCTGGCGCTGCCCGACATCCGCGACGCGCGGCGCCTGCTCGACATCTTCCGCTCGCTGGGCTACCTCCTGGACAACATCCGCCTGATCGTCAACCGCTACGAGAAGGGCGGCAAGCTGCGCCTGCAAGACCTGCATGCGGCGCTGGGCTGCGAGGTGGTGCACACCTTCCCCAACGACTACGTCGCGGTGACCGATTCGGTGAACCAGGGCGTGCCGGTGCTGCAGCTGTCGCGCTCGAGCTTTGCCGCGCGCAGCCTGGCCGAGATGGTCGAGATGGTGACCGCGCACCGGGTCCAGGAAAGCCGCGGCCTGCTGGATCGCCTGTTCGGGCGCCAGGACGCCGATTACTGA
- a CDS encoding LysR family transcriptional regulator has product MLQPQWLRSFAALAELGSFTRAADRLGLTQAAVSQHVRHLETRFGPLLVRRPRQLELTPAGGALLDYCMELQRAERRLEERLQDGDPTVGDVGLVTPGSVGLILYPRLLALQAAQPGLVVRHRFAPDAETMQAVLDQRYELGIVTLRPDDARLVAEPFAHEALELVAPAGRAANGWEDLAALGFIDHPDGQAMATRLLSRCFPGNPGVASLPPRGFSNQIGLILEPVARGLGFTVIPAYARQAFVRQEALQVVDTGAPVLDTLWLIHRAEWPLSARAGWVADQLRAGMAAGA; this is encoded by the coding sequence ATGTTGCAACCCCAGTGGCTGCGTTCCTTCGCCGCCCTCGCCGAGCTTGGAAGCTTCACGCGCGCGGCCGATCGCCTGGGCCTGACCCAGGCCGCCGTCAGCCAGCACGTGCGCCACCTGGAAACGCGTTTCGGCCCCTTGCTGGTGCGTCGTCCGCGCCAGCTCGAGCTGACTCCGGCCGGCGGCGCGCTGCTCGATTACTGCATGGAGCTGCAGCGGGCCGAACGACGCCTCGAGGAACGGCTCCAGGATGGCGACCCGACCGTGGGAGACGTCGGACTGGTCACGCCCGGCAGCGTTGGCCTGATCCTGTATCCGCGGCTTCTGGCGCTGCAGGCGGCGCAGCCTGGCCTGGTGGTGCGCCATCGTTTCGCGCCCGATGCCGAGACCATGCAGGCGGTGCTGGACCAGCGCTATGAACTCGGCATCGTCACCCTGCGCCCCGACGACGCGCGGCTCGTGGCCGAGCCTTTCGCCCACGAAGCGCTGGAACTGGTGGCGCCCGCTGGCCGGGCAGCAAACGGCTGGGAAGACCTGGCGGCCCTGGGGTTCATCGACCATCCGGACGGCCAGGCGATGGCCACGCGCCTGCTGAGCCGCTGCTTTCCGGGCAACCCCGGCGTCGCCAGCCTCCCCCCGCGGGGTTTCAGCAACCAGATCGGCCTGATCCTCGAACCGGTCGCGCGCGGCCTCGGCTTCACGGTGATCCCTGCCTATGCGCGCCAGGCCTTCGTCCGGCAGGAAGCGCTGCAGGTGGTCGACACGGGCGCGCCGGTGCTCGACACGCTGTGGCTGATCCACCGCGCCGAATGGCCGTTGTCGGCGCGCGCGGGCTGGGTCGCCGACCAGCTGCGCGCGGGCATGGCCGCCGGGGCCTAG
- a CDS encoding LytR C-terminal domain-containing protein, with amino-acid sequence MRRTLEMTRLALLCAGLMACSPFGWRAALDSGAQAEDIYRTGRAQHLAEQLDGARAAYEAVLRLEPGHPGARNGLATLHAESGELERATSIWRELTASIGLDAGPGKAYLFANLGQAYLLGGAHEEARGALERACLLDPLDPRGWQLLGDALAALGQAGRAAQMHRQAAALRQHDLRADFAAAGGKTEVAPLGQALAAPKPQAHPDWSQSYIHVGVDGMMELRRVDAAREAHQAQEEREAPASAAVARLEIRNGNGVTGMARALSNRIDEPGIRVTRLSNDPGFAVHYTRIEYEATHADAARRLARRLGSARLREVDPGAPVNLRLVLGRDLARHGTALRLWPEAEPERLARR; translated from the coding sequence ATGCGACGCACCCTCGAGATGACCCGCCTGGCGCTGCTGTGCGCCGGCCTGATGGCCTGCTCGCCGTTCGGCTGGCGCGCCGCCCTCGACAGTGGCGCGCAGGCCGAGGACATCTATCGCACCGGCCGCGCGCAACACCTGGCAGAGCAGCTGGACGGCGCGCGCGCCGCCTACGAGGCCGTGCTGCGGCTGGAGCCCGGCCATCCCGGCGCGCGCAACGGCCTGGCGACCCTGCACGCCGAGAGCGGCGAACTGGAACGGGCGACGTCGATCTGGCGCGAGCTGACCGCGTCGATCGGCCTGGATGCGGGACCGGGCAAGGCTTACCTGTTCGCCAACCTGGGGCAGGCTTACCTGCTGGGCGGCGCGCACGAGGAGGCGCGCGGCGCGCTCGAACGCGCCTGCCTGCTCGACCCGCTCGATCCGCGCGGCTGGCAGCTGCTGGGCGACGCCCTGGCTGCATTGGGACAGGCCGGGCGCGCCGCGCAGATGCACCGGCAGGCGGCGGCGCTGCGCCAGCACGACCTGCGCGCCGACTTCGCCGCCGCCGGCGGCAAGACCGAGGTGGCGCCGCTCGGCCAGGCCCTGGCCGCACCGAAGCCGCAGGCCCATCCCGACTGGTCCCAGTCCTATATCCACGTCGGCGTGGACGGCATGATGGAGTTGCGGCGGGTGGACGCGGCGCGCGAGGCACACCAAGCGCAGGAGGAACGCGAGGCGCCCGCTTCGGCTGCGGTGGCGCGCCTGGAAATCCGCAACGGCAACGGCGTGACCGGCATGGCGCGCGCGCTGTCGAACCGCATCGACGAACCGGGCATCCGGGTGACGCGCCTGTCGAACGATCCGGGCTTTGCGGTGCATTACACCCGCATCGAGTACGAGGCAACCCATGCCGACGCCGCGCGCCGGCTGGCGCGGCGCCTGGGCAGCGCCCGGCTGCGCGAAGTCGACCCCGGCGCGCCCGTCAACCTGCGGCTGGTGCTGGGCCGCGACCTGGCGCGCCACGGCACGGCGCTGCGCCTGTGGCCTGAGGCGGAGCCGGAGCGCCTGGCTCGCCGCTAG
- a CDS encoding lactoylglutathione lyase family protein: protein MPYPRSFSHIGLSVPDLEAAVKFYTEVLGWYLIMPPTTIGEDDSAIGVMCTDVFGAGWESFRIAHLSTGDRVGVELFEFRDAVRPDNNFEYWKTGVFHFCVQDPDVEGLAAKIVAAGGKQRMPVREYFPGEKPYRMVYMEDPFGNILEIYSHSYELTYAAGAYQPTA from the coding sequence ATGCCCTACCCACGCAGCTTTTCCCATATCGGTCTGTCCGTTCCCGACCTCGAGGCGGCAGTCAAGTTCTATACCGAGGTCCTTGGCTGGTACCTGATCATGCCGCCGACCACGATCGGCGAGGACGACAGCGCGATCGGCGTCATGTGCACCGACGTCTTCGGCGCCGGCTGGGAGTCCTTCCGCATCGCCCACCTGTCCACCGGCGACCGGGTCGGCGTCGAGCTGTTCGAGTTCCGCGACGCGGTCCGGCCCGACAATAACTTCGAGTACTGGAAGACCGGCGTGTTCCATTTCTGCGTGCAGGATCCCGACGTCGAGGGCCTGGCCGCGAAGATCGTGGCGGCCGGCGGCAAGCAGCGCATGCCGGTGCGCGAATACTTCCCGGGCGAAAAGCCCTACCGCATGGTCTACATGGAGGACCCGTTCGGCAACATCCTGGAGATCTACAGCCATAGCTACGAGCTGACCTATGCAGCCGGGGCGTACCAGCCGACGGCCTGA
- a CDS encoding type II and III secretion system protein family protein, producing MKRRPSIALHASLAAVLAALAGPVLASTVPVIPAAAAQKAAEPKPAPKKPAFPRSASEPPARIAEGCRGEAARPAAMALQMGKSTMLRLPEKVARRSVGNPAVVQAMLVAPDTLYIAGVDVGSTNMIVQGRSGLCSVIDITIAMDPSGLEATLKAAMPDEQDIRVMAANDSLILAGTVSDATAVQRAVELAGAYVRRPLRQLPAADKDNETDGVIVVGRNGASGGGGGGGGAGGAGARVVNLLAVSAPQQVQLEVKVAEVSRTLLERLETGTRFSFGSGSWTTTLATDFLSGLARGSLSGLKTNGNRFAIEADKLDGLVRILAEPNVLAISGQEGSFLAGGKFYIPVSQDDDRVTLEEKEFGIGVRFTPTVLAGGRINLKVAPEVSELSREGIGITANGITGTAIMPLVTTRRASTTVQLHDGQSFAIGGLVRNNLIANMKGLPGLGDIPVLGALFRSTDYQQDRTELVFVITARLVKPLPGGSHVLPTDGHVMPSRAGLMLGGRLEGEPPAAAAPSGALATSAATSAAASPAAGQTAGADTGRFELTPAASN from the coding sequence ATGAAACGACGTCCCTCGATCGCACTGCACGCTTCCCTTGCCGCCGTCCTTGCAGCGCTGGCCGGCCCGGTCCTGGCCAGCACGGTCCCCGTTATCCCCGCCGCCGCCGCGCAGAAGGCGGCCGAACCGAAGCCGGCGCCGAAGAAACCGGCGTTCCCCCGCAGCGCGAGCGAGCCGCCCGCGCGCATCGCCGAAGGCTGCCGCGGCGAGGCGGCGCGGCCGGCCGCGATGGCGCTCCAGATGGGCAAGTCGACCATGCTGCGCCTGCCCGAGAAGGTGGCCCGGCGCAGCGTCGGCAACCCGGCCGTGGTGCAGGCCATGCTGGTCGCCCCGGACACCCTGTACATCGCCGGCGTCGACGTCGGCAGCACCAATATGATCGTGCAGGGCCGCAGCGGCTTGTGCAGCGTGATCGACATCACCATCGCGATGGACCCGAGCGGGCTGGAAGCGACGCTCAAGGCCGCGATGCCGGACGAGCAGGACATCCGCGTGATGGCGGCCAACGACAGCCTGATCCTGGCCGGCACCGTCAGCGACGCCACCGCCGTGCAGCGCGCGGTGGAGCTGGCCGGCGCCTACGTGCGGCGCCCGCTGCGCCAGTTGCCGGCGGCCGACAAGGACAACGAGACCGACGGCGTGATCGTGGTGGGAAGGAATGGCGCCAGCGGCGGCGGTGGCGGTGGTGGTGGGGCTGGCGGCGCCGGCGCCCGGGTGGTCAACCTGCTGGCGGTGAGCGCGCCGCAGCAGGTGCAGCTCGAGGTCAAGGTGGCCGAGGTCTCGCGCACCCTGCTCGAACGGCTCGAGACCGGCACCCGCTTCAGTTTCGGCTCCGGCAGCTGGACCACCACCCTGGCCACCGATTTCCTGAGCGGCCTGGCGCGCGGCAGCCTGTCGGGGCTCAAGACCAACGGCAACCGCTTCGCCATCGAGGCCGACAAGCTCGATGGCCTGGTGCGCATCCTGGCCGAGCCGAACGTGCTGGCCATCAGCGGCCAGGAAGGTTCCTTCCTGGCCGGCGGCAAGTTCTACATCCCGGTGTCGCAGGACGACGACCGCGTCACGCTGGAAGAGAAGGAATTCGGGATCGGCGTGCGCTTCACCCCGACCGTGCTGGCGGGCGGGCGCATCAACCTGAAGGTGGCGCCCGAGGTGTCCGAACTGTCGCGCGAAGGAATCGGCATCACCGCCAACGGCATCACCGGCACCGCCATCATGCCGCTGGTGACCACGCGCCGCGCCAGCACCACGGTGCAGCTGCACGACGGCCAGAGCTTCGCGATCGGCGGCCTGGTGCGCAACAACCTGATCGCCAACATGAAGGGCCTGCCTGGCCTGGGCGATATTCCGGTGCTGGGGGCGCTGTTTCGCAGCACCGACTACCAGCAGGACCGCACCGAGCTGGTGTTCGTGATCACGGCGCGCCTGGTCAAGCCGCTGCCGGGCGGCAGCCACGTGCTGCCCACCGACGGCCATGTCATGCCCTCGCGCGCCGGCCTGATGCTGGGCGGGCGGCTGGAAGGGGAGCCGCCCGCCGCCGCCGCGCCGTCCGGTGCTTTGGCCACGTCTGCGGCCACGTCTGCGGCCGCGTCACCGGCTGCGGGGCAGACCGCAGGCGCGGATACCGGACGCTTCGAACTGACGCCGGCGGCTTCGAACTGA
- a CDS encoding CpaF family protein, whose protein sequence is MSLRERLALSGQERITGGGAELQDAPNQAYQELKKLMHQMILDRIDLERLKRLTAEQFKHELALLVQRIIEDERIVLNQHERHHLVLDIQHEMLGFGPLEPLLSDPSISDILVNTANKVYVERHGRLELTEITFHDNAHLMKIIEKIVSRVGRRVDESSPMVDARLPDGSRVNAIIPPLAVDGPILSIRRFGGSPLTVQNLLDYKSVTTPMIRVLEGLGTAKVNILISGGTGSGKTTLLNLISGFIPPTERVVTIEDAAELQLRQPHVVRLETRPANIEGKGEVPQRALVRNALRMRPDRIILGEVRGPEALDMLQAMNTGHEGSLATIHSNTPRDALSRLENMVSMAAVNLTPRAIRQQIVSAVTVVVQVSRLTDGTRKLVSMQEITGMEGEIISMQEIFRFEQRGVDVDGKVLGHFSATGVRPRFADRLKLFGVPVSDDSFDPDRRFE, encoded by the coding sequence ATGTCCCTTCGCGAACGACTTGCCCTGTCCGGCCAGGAGCGCATCACCGGCGGCGGCGCCGAGTTGCAGGATGCGCCGAACCAGGCCTACCAGGAGCTCAAGAAGCTGATGCACCAGATGATCCTCGACCGGATCGACCTGGAGCGGCTCAAGCGCCTGACCGCCGAGCAGTTCAAGCACGAGCTGGCGCTGCTGGTCCAGCGCATCATCGAGGACGAGCGCATCGTCCTCAACCAGCACGAACGGCACCACCTGGTGCTCGATATCCAGCACGAGATGCTGGGCTTCGGCCCGCTCGAACCGCTGCTGTCCGACCCCTCGATCTCGGACATCCTGGTCAATACCGCCAACAAGGTCTACGTCGAGCGCCACGGCCGGCTGGAGCTGACCGAGATCACCTTCCACGACAACGCCCACCTGATGAAGATCATCGAGAAGATCGTCTCGCGGGTGGGCCGCCGGGTGGACGAGTCGAGCCCGATGGTCGACGCCAGGCTGCCGGACGGCTCGCGGGTGAACGCGATCATTCCGCCGCTGGCGGTGGACGGGCCGATCCTGTCGATCCGCCGCTTCGGCGGCAGCCCGCTGACGGTGCAGAACCTGCTCGACTATAAAAGCGTGACCACGCCCATGATCCGGGTGCTGGAAGGGCTGGGCACGGCCAAGGTCAACATCCTGATCTCGGGCGGCACCGGCAGCGGCAAGACCACCTTGCTCAACCTGATTTCGGGCTTCATCCCGCCCACCGAACGGGTGGTGACGATCGAGGACGCGGCCGAGCTGCAGCTGCGCCAGCCGCACGTGGTGCGCCTGGAGACGCGACCCGCCAACATCGAGGGCAAGGGCGAGGTGCCGCAGCGCGCGCTGGTGCGCAACGCGCTGCGCATGCGGCCCGACCGCATCATCCTGGGCGAGGTGCGCGGCCCGGAGGCGCTCGACATGCTGCAGGCGATGAACACCGGCCACGAAGGGTCGCTGGCCACCATCCACTCGAACACGCCGCGCGACGCGCTGTCACGGCTGGAGAACATGGTCAGCATGGCGGCGGTAAACCTGACGCCGCGCGCGATCCGCCAGCAGATCGTGTCGGCGGTGACGGTGGTGGTCCAGGTCTCGCGCCTGACCGACGGCACGCGCAAGCTGGTCAGCATGCAGGAAATCACCGGCATGGAGGGCGAGATCATCTCGATGCAGGAGATCTTCCGCTTCGAGCAGCGCGGGGTCGACGTCGACGGCAAGGTGCTGGGTCACTTCAGCGCCACCGGCGTGCGCCCGCGCTTCGCCGATCGCCTCAAGCTGTTCGGGGTCCCGGTGTCGGACGATTCATTCGATCCCGACCGCCGGTTTGAATGA
- a CDS encoding type II secretion system F family protein gives MDGLFYGFVVLLFAAVILAVEGFYLWWMSTHGAAARRIARRLQIMSGGVNARSGERISILKQRRYSRIEALDRLLHRVKLAQRIDALLVQAGATWSVGQFLAGSLGCMVAALVLTSDAVSSFGVPLPARLLACAGGLVLPWWLLHRMRMRRLVRIEHQLPEAADFIARALRAGHSFTNVLQIVGNELPEPLAGEFRITREEINYGVPMNEALHGLAERIPLTDLRYLIIAVLIQRESGGNLAEILGNISQIIRARLKLVAQVRVLSAEGRMSAWILGVLPFGVMGVMLVSSPDYVRMLWTDPSGVRLLWYGLGMIVFGVLWLRKTIRIRV, from the coding sequence ATGGACGGCTTGTTCTATGGTTTCGTGGTGCTGCTGTTCGCGGCCGTGATCCTGGCGGTCGAGGGCTTCTACCTGTGGTGGATGAGCACCCATGGCGCGGCGGCGCGCCGCATCGCGCGCCGCCTGCAGATCATGTCCGGCGGCGTGAACGCGCGCAGCGGCGAACGGATCTCGATCCTCAAGCAGCGCCGCTACAGCCGCATCGAGGCGCTGGACCGCCTGCTGCATCGCGTCAAGCTGGCGCAGCGCATCGATGCGCTGCTGGTGCAGGCCGGCGCCACCTGGTCGGTCGGCCAGTTCCTCGCCGGCTCGCTCGGCTGCATGGTGGCGGCCCTGGTGCTGACCTCCGATGCCGTCAGCTCCTTCGGCGTGCCGTTGCCGGCGCGCCTGCTGGCCTGCGCCGGCGGCCTGGTCCTGCCCTGGTGGCTGCTGCACCGCATGCGCATGCGGCGCCTGGTGCGCATCGAGCACCAGCTGCCCGAGGCGGCCGACTTCATCGCGCGCGCGCTGCGCGCCGGCCACTCGTTCACCAACGTGCTGCAAATCGTCGGCAACGAGCTGCCCGAGCCGCTGGCCGGCGAGTTCCGCATCACGCGTGAGGAAATCAACTATGGCGTGCCGATGAACGAGGCCCTGCACGGCCTGGCCGAGCGCATCCCTCTGACCGACCTGCGCTACCTGATCATCGCGGTGCTGATCCAGCGCGAATCGGGCGGCAACCTGGCTGAAATCCTCGGCAACATCAGCCAGATCATCCGCGCCCGCCTGAAGCTGGTGGCGCAGGTGCGCGTGCTGTCGGCCGAGGGACGCATGTCGGCCTGGATCCTGGGCGTGCTGCCGTTCGGCGTGATGGGCGTGATGCTGGTCAGCAGCCCGGACTACGTGCGCATGCTGTGGACCGATCCGTCCGGGGTGCGCCTGCTGTGGTACGGCCTGGGCATGATCGTATTCGGCGTGCTGTGGCTGCGCAAGACCATCCGCATCCGCGTGTGA
- a CDS encoding glycoside hydrolase family 16 protein, translated as MKTLTRLAALLALAASAGCATQSATQSANNAAATAAATAGLPGWTLEWSDEFDGAALDLGKWLPETGGHGWGNNEMQFYTDRPENVRVEGGHLVIEARKESHEGKDYTSARLKTAGLKETQYGRYEARIKVPKGQGIWPAFWMLGANIKQVGWPKSGEIDIMEIIGKEPANAYGTLHGPGYSGEHAFSKASALSGAEYGDDFHVFAVEWEPKQIRWYRDGIHYHTATPDTVKGEWVFEHPFFVLLNLAVGGYWPGYPDATTPFPRRMLVDYVRVYRKTAP; from the coding sequence ATGAAGACGTTGACCAGACTGGCCGCGCTGCTCGCGCTGGCCGCCAGCGCGGGCTGCGCCACACAATCCGCCACACAATCCGCCAACAACGCAGCCGCCACCGCAGCCGCCACCGCCGGCCTGCCCGGCTGGACGCTGGAGTGGAGCGACGAATTCGACGGCGCGGCGCTGGACCTCGGCAAATGGCTCCCCGAGACCGGCGGCCATGGCTGGGGCAACAACGAGATGCAGTTCTATACCGACCGGCCCGAGAACGTGCGCGTGGAAGGCGGCCACCTGGTGATCGAGGCGCGCAAGGAAAGCCATGAAGGCAAGGACTACACCTCGGCGCGGCTCAAGACGGCCGGGCTGAAGGAAACGCAATACGGCCGCTACGAGGCCCGCATCAAGGTGCCGAAGGGCCAGGGCATCTGGCCCGCGTTCTGGATGCTGGGGGCGAACATCAAGCAGGTCGGCTGGCCGAAGAGCGGCGAGATCGACATCATGGAAATCATCGGCAAGGAGCCCGCCAATGCCTACGGCACCCTGCACGGGCCGGGCTACTCGGGCGAGCACGCCTTCAGCAAGGCCAGCGCCCTGTCAGGGGCCGAGTACGGCGACGACTTCCACGTGTTCGCCGTCGAATGGGAGCCGAAGCAGATTCGCTGGTACCGCGACGGCATCCACTACCACACCGCCACGCCGGATACCGTCAAGGGCGAGTGGGTGTTCGAGCATCCCTTCTTCGTGCTCCTGAACCTGGCCGTGGGCGGCTATTGGCCGGGCTATCCGGATGCGACCACGCCGTTCCCGCGCCGGATGCTGGTCGATTACGTGCGGGTGTATCGCAAGACGGCGCCTTGA
- a CDS encoding polysaccharide deacetylase family protein — protein sequence MHHFLTRSASRAIIRSALLAAGVTFVVASPAHAQDAAFAWPGGARAAVSLAYDDALDSQLDNAIPALDRHGVKGTFFLQLSSEPVARRMEDWRAAARGGHELGNHSLFHQCSGAGPDRAWVAPHRNLDTTTREQMQDQVLLANTMLTAIDGRRERTYTAPCFDVKALGGDYLPALHARFVAIKAGPGPGVPASMAAVDPYRVASVAPVGASGAELIALVKQAGERGTMIAFTFHGIGGDHLSVSTQAHEELVRFLAAHRQEYWTDTFLNIMKHVRQQRAATPAAR from the coding sequence ATGCACCACTTTCTTACCCGTAGTGCGAGCCGCGCCATCATCCGGAGCGCCCTGCTCGCGGCCGGCGTTACCTTCGTCGTCGCCAGCCCGGCGCATGCGCAGGACGCCGCCTTTGCCTGGCCCGGCGGTGCGCGGGCGGCGGTCAGCCTGGCCTATGACGACGCCCTCGATTCCCAGCTCGACAACGCCATCCCGGCGCTCGATCGCCACGGCGTCAAGGGCACGTTTTTCCTGCAGCTGTCCAGCGAGCCGGTGGCAAGGCGCATGGAGGATTGGCGCGCCGCGGCCAGGGGCGGCCATGAGCTGGGCAACCACAGCCTGTTCCACCAGTGTTCCGGCGCGGGGCCGGACCGCGCCTGGGTCGCTCCGCACCGCAACCTCGACACCACCACGCGCGAGCAGATGCAGGACCAGGTCCTGCTCGCCAACACGATGCTCACTGCGATCGACGGCCGCCGCGAGCGCACCTACACCGCTCCCTGCTTCGACGTGAAGGCCCTGGGCGGCGATTACCTGCCGGCGCTGCACGCGCGCTTCGTGGCGATCAAGGCCGGCCCCGGCCCCGGCGTGCCGGCCTCGATGGCGGCGGTCGATCCCTACCGGGTGGCCTCGGTCGCGCCGGTGGGCGCGAGCGGCGCCGAACTGATCGCGCTGGTGAAGCAGGCGGGGGAACGCGGCACCATGATCGCCTTCACCTTCCACGGCATCGGCGGCGACCATCTGAGCGTATCGACGCAGGCGCACGAGGAGCTGGTCCGCTTCCTCGCCGCGCATCGCCAGGAGTACTGGACCGACACCTTCCTCAACATCATGAAGCACGTCAGGCAGCAGCGGGCGGCGACGCCTGCGGCGCGATGA